In Methylomonas sp. ZR1, one DNA window encodes the following:
- a CDS encoding class I SAM-dependent DNA methyltransferase, whose amino-acid sequence MAIKKSDLYSSLWASCDQLRGGMDASQYKDYVLFMLFIKYITDKYADSDDFAPPVVIPPGASFKDMIALKGKSDIGDKINTQIIGPLVNANARLSKSDFPDFNDPNKLGEGKDMVEKLSNLIGIFQKPELDFSKNRAEHDDILGDAYEYLMRHFATESGKSKGQFYTPSEVSRVIAKVVGISPDNTNARTTAYDPTCGSGSLLLKVAAEAGKPPINLEGQEKDVTTAGLARMNMILHDFPTATILSGNTLASPKFKDGENLRTYDYVVANPPFSDKTWSTGLTPGDDAYQRFVWGEPPAKQGDYAYLLHIIRSLKANGKAACILPHGVLFRGNAEAVIRQQLVRSGYLKGIIGLPANLFYGTGIPACILVIDKENAPARKGVFMIDASKGYIKDSNKNRLREQDIHKIVDTFSKQADVPRYARMVAFDEIADPKNDFNLNLPRYIDSSEPEDIQDINGHLNGGIPERDLDALADYWQVLPGVRASLFASLRPGYAQLTLPLAEVKPAIFRHAEFTAFNTQATERFQGWRDATTPQLTGFGKEGHPKALIETIAEDLLNTFKPAPLLDAYDIYQHLMDYWAETMQDDCYLISADGWVAQPTRIVETDKKGKTKDKGWVCDLIPKPYIVARYFAEEQAAIEAKQAELEAVSASLAELEEEHSSEDAIFSGYDNINVAAVKDRIKELGKDSDGADELKVLKQWLELGNQISMLKKQIKEAETALDQLAYDKYPKLSEAEIKTLVIADKWMAHLSAAVQGELDRVSQTLTGRIRQLAERYATPLPLLEDEAAALAVRVAEHLKKMGVVWP is encoded by the coding sequence ATGGCCATCAAAAAATCCGATCTCTATTCCTCCCTTTGGGCCTCGTGCGACCAATTGCGTGGCGGCATGGACGCCAGTCAGTACAAGGACTATGTCCTGTTCATGCTGTTCATCAAATACATTACCGACAAATACGCCGACAGCGACGACTTTGCGCCGCCGGTGGTGATTCCGCCCGGCGCCAGTTTCAAGGACATGATTGCCCTCAAAGGCAAATCCGACATCGGTGACAAGATCAACACCCAGATCATCGGCCCCTTGGTCAATGCCAACGCCCGCTTATCGAAAAGTGACTTCCCGGACTTCAACGACCCCAACAAACTCGGTGAAGGCAAGGACATGGTGGAGAAGCTCTCCAACCTGATCGGTATCTTCCAAAAGCCCGAGCTGGATTTCTCCAAGAACCGCGCCGAGCACGACGACATTCTCGGCGACGCTTACGAATACCTGATGCGCCACTTCGCCACCGAAAGCGGCAAGAGCAAAGGCCAGTTTTATACGCCATCTGAAGTCAGCCGGGTCATCGCCAAAGTGGTCGGCATTTCTCCAGACAATACCAATGCCCGTACTACTGCTTACGATCCGACCTGCGGCTCCGGCTCGTTGCTGCTGAAAGTCGCCGCCGAAGCTGGGAAACCACCAATTAATCTGGAAGGCCAGGAAAAGGATGTCACCACCGCCGGTCTGGCGAGGATGAACATGATCTTGCACGACTTCCCGACCGCCACCATCCTGTCCGGCAACACGCTGGCCTCGCCCAAGTTCAAAGACGGCGAAAACCTGCGCACTTACGATTACGTGGTCGCCAATCCGCCGTTTTCCGACAAGACCTGGAGCACCGGCCTGACGCCGGGCGACGATGCTTACCAGCGCTTTGTTTGGGGCGAGCCGCCGGCCAAACAAGGCGACTACGCCTATCTGCTGCACATCATCCGCAGCCTGAAAGCCAACGGCAAAGCCGCCTGCATTCTGCCGCACGGCGTGCTGTTTCGCGGCAATGCCGAAGCGGTGATTCGCCAGCAACTGGTGCGCTCCGGCTATTTGAAAGGCATCATCGGCCTGCCGGCCAACCTGTTTTACGGTACCGGCATCCCGGCCTGTATTCTGGTCATCGACAAGGAAAACGCTCCCGCCCGCAAAGGCGTGTTCATGATCGACGCCAGCAAGGGCTACATCAAGGACAGCAACAAAAACCGCCTGCGCGAGCAGGACATCCACAAAATTGTCGACACCTTCAGCAAGCAAGCCGACGTGCCGCGCTACGCCCGCATGGTGGCGTTCGATGAAATCGCCGATCCGAAAAACGACTTCAACCTTAACCTGCCGCGCTACATCGACAGCAGTGAGCCGGAAGATATTCAGGACATCAACGGCCACCTCAACGGCGGCATCCCCGAACGCGACCTGGATGCGCTGGCCGACTACTGGCAAGTGCTGCCCGGCGTCCGCGCCAGCTTGTTTGCATCACTGCGCCCAGGTTATGCGCAACTGACGCTGCCGCTGGCCGAAGTCAAACCAGCCATATTCCGCCACGCTGAATTCACCGCCTTCAACACCCAAGCGACTGAACGCTTTCAAGGTTGGCGCGACGCTACCACGCCACAACTGACCGGCTTTGGTAAAGAAGGCCACCCCAAAGCCTTGATCGAAACCATCGCCGAAGACTTGCTGAACACATTCAAGCCCGCGCCGCTGCTGGACGCCTACGACATTTACCAGCATCTGATGGACTACTGGGCCGAAACCATGCAGGACGATTGCTACCTGATTTCCGCCGATGGCTGGGTCGCCCAACCCACACGTATCGTCGAAACCGACAAGAAAGGCAAAACCAAGGACAAGGGCTGGGTCTGCGATCTGATCCCCAAGCCCTACATCGTCGCCCGCTACTTTGCCGAGGAGCAGGCCGCGATAGAGGCCAAACAGGCCGAACTGGAAGCCGTCAGCGCCAGCCTCGCCGAACTGGAAGAAGAACATAGCAGCGAAGACGCCATCTTTTCCGGTTACGACAATATTAATGTCGCCGCCGTTAAAGATCGGATCAAAGAGCTAGGCAAAGACTCGGATGGCGCCGACGAATTAAAAGTATTGAAACAGTGGCTTGAACTGGGTAATCAGATCAGCATGCTGAAAAAGCAGATCAAGGAAGCCGAAACCGCGCTCGACCAACTGGCCTACGACAAATA